In the Pontibacillus sp. HMF3514 genome, CAAATCGAGAGTAGAAAGAGATTATCTTATATCGAAAAGCTCATACAAGTTACATCATCTGTACATGCCTACCAAGATGCTGAGAAGAAATTGGCTCAATATGATCGACCAGTCTCCTTTCCTGAAGATGGTTTAGAGCGTTACTATCATTTAAAAGATCAGTTTCTTCCATTTCAGAGTGAGCTAAATGTGTTAGAGAATGCGCGAAAGCAGGATGAACAGAAACTTGAGGAAATTCCGAATTTTGATTTGAAGAAAATTGAACTTGCCAAAAGCGTTACCAATAAAGCAGAATGGTATGAGGTTCAAGACGAAGAATATCATCAGATCAAAAAAGAGTTAGAGCAAGACAAGCATCGTATTCAGCAAGCTATTCAAGATCTTGGAATGGGGATAGATTTTGATCTACTTGACGACCTACATCTTCCGTTCTACACACAAGAACTGTGGGAAAACCTTGTGGAAGAGCATAAGCAGTTACAAGGGGATCTAGAAAGCAGTCAAGATCAATTAAACGCGCTGAAGGAACAGAAGACTCAGACAGAAGAGGATATACAAAAATTATCTACACAAACCTTATCTGATGATATGTATCAGCGGTACAAAGATGTAGTAGAGGAACACAAAGAGCAGAAATTGAAACAGAAGTTATCTGACCAGCAAAAAGAGGAACGTGAAAAACAAACAGCTCAATTGGAACAACAGCAGAAAAAACGTGAACAATCTGCAAAACAATTCTTGATAGTGGGTAGCCTGGTATTTTTAGTTGGAATTGTTCTTAGTGTTATGTTCTCCAATGCGTGGATTGCAGGAATAGCATTGTTATTTATGGTATTCAGTATTCTAGGTTCTCGGTTGTTGAAACAATCCTTAGCTTCTGTGCAAACTAGTTTTGATCTAACTTTATACCAAGAAACACAACAGTACACAGACGAAGAAATACAAAAGTTCCAACATGACTTAAATAGACATGAGCAGATCCTTAGTGAACTTGAACATTTAAAGCAAGTTATGCAACAACTTCAACGTGAAGAGATTCAAAATGAAGAATGGATGCGAACACTCCAGCAAAGAAAGAAGCGTTTAGACGAACGAATAGAAGAGCAAAAGCATCAGTTTGATTTCTTAGAGAATATTGCATTCGTTTATTGGCCTAAAACCTATCAGCGGCTTAATCAATTACAACAAGAGATAAAAGAGTGGAAAAATAAAGAGAATAAGTGCAATCAAAAACAAGAACAAGTTCATGAATTTGAAAAACATGTATGTTCTGTTGCAGATAGGTTAGAAATGGACCATAAACGGGTAGTGCGTTCTATAATAGAAGCATTGTTTCATTACCTTAAGCGATATGAAAAGATTGAGGAGCAAAAACAGAATTTACAAGAGAGACTAGCAACGACTCGCAATCAAGAACAAGAATGGATTCAGAAGCTGCAGCCGATCCAAAAGGAAATGAATCACCTGTTTTCTATCGCTGAAGTAGAAGATGAAGAAGCCTATCTAAGAAAAGGGAAAAAGCATGAACATGTCTTGATGCTCGAACAAAAGGTAGAGCAAAATGAACAACAAGTAACTTCTGTCTTTATAGAAGATACTCTTGTCCAAGATGTGTTAGAGCAGACTCTAGATGAGAAGGATCTAACTGAAGAACGAGATCAGTTGCAAAATGATTTAGAGCGTTTAGGTGAAAAGCTGGAAGTGAATCGTCAAGAGTGGGCTGATGTAAAATCGATCTTAAAACGATTAGAGGAAAACGAATCCTTCTCATCTGTACGCCACCGTTTTATACTTGAGAAAAATAGGTTGAGAGAGCAAGCGAAAGAATGGGCGGTACATCAAGTAGCATATTCTACACTCCAAAAAACGAAAGCCATCTTTCAACAGGAACGAATGCCACTTGTTATTGAATATTGTCATCACTTTTTCAACATCCTAACAAAAGGAGCATATATTCGTGTATTTCCCCCTAAACAGAATCAATCTTTTGTTGTAGAATCTAAAGATGGGTATCATTATGAAGCTAATGAGTTGTCTCAAGGAACGAAAGAGCAATTATATGTATCCTTACGCCTTGCCTTGAGTCGAGTTATTAGCGAACATCATCCTCTACCTTTTATCATAGATGATGCTTTTGTAAACTTTGATCAGATGAGAAAGCACGAAATGATTCAATTGTTAGGTGAAATTTCAACATCACAACAAGTCCTTTACTTAACATGTCCTCCTGAATCTGAAGCGTTAAATGAGGACAGTACAAAAAATTTATATAAAAAAATCAGTTTTTATTTGCCATGACCTCGCACATCTGGAATAATAGTGATAAAATATCCTAGGTGCATGTCGAATAAAGCTAGTGGAGGGTCGTCCATTGGTAGATAAAGAACAAGAATGGGCAGAATATGAAGAAACAATCGAAAAGTTTATACAGGTGATTGCGAAAAACATGAACCTATATGGGATCACATCTTCTGTTGGTCGCTTATATGGTGCATTGTATTTTTCCGATCAACCCATGACATTAGATAATATGCGTGACGCTTTAGAGATGAGCAAGACGAGCATGTCTACTGGGGTAAGAACGCTATCCGAAATGAAGATGGTTGAACCAGCGTTCCGGAAAGGTGTTCGTAAAGATTTATATAAGTCTGAGGAAGATTGGTATAAATCCTTTACCTCATTATTCGGAAATCGCTGGCGTCATCACACAGAAACAAACATAGAAGAAGCGGATGAAGCTATTGCAGAGCTTCAATCCATCGCTGATTCAACCGACGATGAGGAGCTGAAAGGAAAAATTCAGCGCGACATCGATCGTCTTCATTATGCGCAAAATTATTATCGTTGGCTGATGAAATTTATTCGTGTAGTGGAGTCAGGAGAAATATTTAAATATGTACCAAAGGATTAATTTAGGTTAGAGCGTGTTGATCACGCTCTAATTTTTTAATATCTGGAATTTTGGGTCATGAGATAAGGAGAAACCACACATAAAAAGACACCTATCGGACCATCTGATATGATAAAAGAAAAAGGGAGGTAGAATCATGAAAAGTGGAATTAGTCATCATGCTATTGGGGAACCTTTTGATAACTTCTTACTTATTAAATCTTCTACAAAAGGTGTAGCCAGTAATGGTAAGCCATTTTTAACCTTAATATTGAAGGATGCTTCTGGTGAAATTGAAGCGAAGTTATGGGAAGCTACAAAAGAAGATGAGCAAACCTTTGTAGCTGAAGAGATTGCTAAGATCACGGGAGAGGTCAGTCAATATCGAGGACGTCCACAACTAAAAATTCAATCTATTCGTCCAGCACAGCCTACGGATGGTGTGGATCAATCTGATTTCCTAGAAACTGCACCAGTTCCAAAGGAAGACTTGATTGAACGCTTAACAGAAGCCATATTTGAAATGAAAAACCCAAATCTGCAGCGAATTACAAGGCACTTTGTGAAAACTTATCAGGAAGCGTTTTTAACCTATCCTGCTGCGGTGAAAAATCACCATGAATACATATCAGGCTTAGCTCATCACGTAGTATCGATGCTAAACCTGGCGAAACAGCTAAAAGAATTGTATCCGGATATCGATCTTGATCTTCTGTATGCTGGAATCATTCTTCATGATTTAGGAAAGTTAAAGGAATTATCAGGAGCAGCAACACCTTCCTATACCCTTGAAGGGAAGTTAATCGGCCATATTCCGATGATGGTGGATGAGATAGGTGGGGTAGCGAAAGAATTAGGGATTGAAGGAGAAGAGGTTACCATGCTTCAACACATGGTCTTAAGCCACCATGGTAAAGCTGAGTGGGGAAGTCCCAAGCCACCTTTAATACGTGAAGCAGAGCTATTACATCTTATTGATCTCGTGGATGCTAAGATGAATATGTTGAACCGCGCATTGGATAAGGTCCAACCTGGAGAATTTACAGATCGCCTCTTTGCTATGGATAACCGTAGTTTTTATAAGCCGCTATTTACAAATGAACATGATGAGTAAATCATAACGAAGAGCTTGGGGATCCCAAGCTCTTTTTGTGTGGATGTTCCATAAACCCCCCCTTATATGGAAGACTTGAAATCGAGATAATGTGCGTATGGTTCCGTTGCTTTTGTGCAGCCCGCCTTTGCCTAATGGAGACTAACGGAACCGCTCATGACAAGGGTCTGAGCAACTTCTATGAATATGATTTCCAATCAATATGAGAGGGGAATCTCTAAATTATGGTCCGTTAGTCTCCATAATCGCGTGGAGGGAAGGAAACGGCAAACTGTCGTGGTAAAAAAGGGAAGACGAGACCCCGCAGGAACGAAGAGGCTATACAATGGAGGTTCTACTAAAACCGCCACATCATGTGGCAACGTAGAACTACCCCACGTCGTGTGGGGCAACAACAGGCTTGCCGTTTCACTGACTGCAACAAATTACTCAATAGCAACGGACTCCTCTCAGTTTCAAGTCTTCAACAATCCTGCCATATTATTGCATAAGGCCTTGTGTATTGCAGGAGAATTAGTAAATAAGTCATATTCACCTGTTTCATCACATATGCTTGTACAAACAAGGTAATATAAGGGAGGTTATTCCATGGTTGAAGGTATTCCGCTGTGGACTATTGCACTCGTTCTTTTGATTATATTTTGTGGATATATGGCACTTCGAGCAATTCGTGAGGACTACAAGCAAGAGCAAGAATACATTGAGCGTGAAGGGAAAGTATACATGGATCGAATTCAAGAAGCGAGGTCTACGAAAAGTTCATAATAAAAAAGCAAGCGCTTATGCGCTTGCTTTTTTTAATCGTTATTTAGAAGATGAATCTTGCTTTTCAGGAGACTTAAACAAGTCTTTGAATGCTTCATCTTTAATATCTACTTCTGCGTCTTTAATCAATTGGTCAATGTCAGCGCGAGCTTTGTTTTTATCGATCTTTTTGCTCTTAAGTTGACGCTTAATATCGCCTTTGATTTCTTCTAGTGGTTTCACATCTTTGTTTTCGATTTTATCGGTTACTTTAATAATGTGAAGGCCAAATTGAGATGATACTGGCTTACTGATTTCGCCCACTTCCATGCTATAAGCAGCATCTTCAAATGGCTGAACCATTTGGCCAGGTCCGAATGTACCTAGTTTACCACCATTTTTACCTGATGGATCTTGAGAATATTCTTTTGCAAGGTCAGCAAATTTTGCACCATTATCAAGCTTTTTCATAACCTCTTGTGCCTTCTCTTGGCTGTTTACAAGGATATGGCTAGCTTCAATTTTAGTCTTCATACGATCATAATGCTGTTGAATTTCTTTATCCGTTACTTCAACTTTAGCTGTAGCAGCTTTCTCTTGTAGAAGGCTGTACTCAATGACGTTCTTAAATTGCTTCTCATTTTTCATGCCCATTTGTTGAAGAGCTTGTCCGAATTTATTACCGTATTGGTCTTTATACTTTTGAACTTCTTTCTTAACTTCTTCTTCTGTTACTTCGTATTTATCATCAAGAACTTCTGTAACAACCATTTCATGTAGTAGCTTGTCGCCATATCGTTCCTTCAGTTCTTGGTAGAATTCTTCCTTCGTAACATTTCCATTTTTTGTTTCAACAACAACCTCAGATTCATCCGCTGAACTCTGGTTGCATGCAGATAATGTAAGTACACCTGCAGTCAAAGCAGTTGCTAATGCAATTCGTTTCATCAGGTAAACACTCCTAATCTAATGTGTTTTTCTCAGAAGCCATCTTCTCTAAAGAATTTGACTTTATAAACAGCGTACTCATAAGCAGCTCGTTTATTAGGAATTGATAACCAATCCTTGAAATAATATAACATATTTAGGAGATAAAACAATAGGGCATTCGAGTGACGATTGGAAATTTATTTAATTTTAGCACGTCTTTGACCTAGAACTACACACTACTAACTCGACTAAGCTATTGTCCTAAAATAAGAAAACTTTTTACAGATTGAGTCATCTGCCTATTCAGCGAATGGTTGTTTTGCATACGATATCTTAGTCAGCATGTAAAGGGGGTGTACTCATGGGTAAAGGATATGGCGGAGGATTTGCGTTAATCGTTGTATTGTTCATTTTGTTAATCATCGTAGGTGCATCTTGGTGGTACTAAGATCTTAAAAATAAAAAAGGCTGCATACAAAAGTATGCGGCCTTTTTTACACGTTAAGAAAGTATAAAATTTTAGTTTTGAAGCAATTCGACGTAGTGAAAATTTTGAAGGAATGAAGTATAAGCGCAACTAAACCTCTGGCTTCGCCTTAAAAGGCTTGCCAATCGGAAAGTATTATAAAAATCCTACCCCAATGGAGGTAGGACCTTTATGCGTACAAGACTTCAAAGTATGAAGAAAGTAGTAAAATCGTAATTAAGATATTAATGGTACGAAATACTTTAGGTTGTTTTTCGTTGGACATTTCTGTTTTCAGGCACAATGAATGTGTTAGTGAGTTGAAAACAAATAAAATAAATAGCGCAAATGGTACAAAAAATATTATCACGATTCGAACCTCCTTTTGCACCTATGAAAATACTGTATCAGAAAATAAAAAAGTTGAACAGATATAAGTTTTATATAGAAATATAAAAGCACCCAGAGTCGGGTGCTTTTCCTTTTATACATAGGAGTTTACCCATTGAGGGGATCTTTTCCATCCATCCATTCAACAAGTACTTACCCTAAATGCTCTTTACTCAATCTTTCTAACATGTCGTATAGAGCTAAAATTAATTTTCAGATTCTACATTACTGTTTATATTTATCAATTAAAATGTCATAACCATCTTTCACATTTTCGATAATGCATTGTTTCGGTGCTCTTACGAATTGTCTTACACATATAAAGTCTGTGAATGATAATCCTATATTCACAGAAGTAAATAAGATGATATATGCGTAGTAGCCTGGAAACACATAGCTTGTAATTAATCCAGGTATTGTTAAAAGTAACGTTGGGGCTAATGCCATAATAATGGACGTCCTCTTTGATAGAGATGAAAACGTGCGGTATGAAAAGGTAGGTAAAAACCCTTTCTTTAGCTTCCAACGTACACGAATGCGCTTATGAAGCAGCACAAGTGGAATCATATGCATCAATTTATGAATGGTTGGTAACAAAAATAATGCAATGGCTACGGGTAACATGCCATGATCTTCAACTTGATGATTCTGATGAATCATGGCAAAGGGTAGATATAAGAAAATAAACGATAAGACTCCAAGCATAAGGCTTAAAATGTATATGCGATTAGAGCCAAGGTCTTTCGTGATGTTGAAGGATTTCCAGCAGTTTAAGTTCATCTCCATCAACCCCCTTACTTGTGACAATATCTATAACAATGTAGTAAAATTTTATACATAATGACGATCTAAATAAGAACGGCTCTATGGAATGATACGATGTTTTGTGGAAGAAATCAATAGGGTTTCTGTAAAAAAATCGAAAGGGTTTTGAAAGGCGTAATTACGCATGATGAAGGACTCTTGAAAATGGAGATAAAAGTGAGGGACATGAATAGTGAAAAAGGACCACGATATAGAAACGTTGACCTTTTATGTAGAACTATTAATGCAAATGAAAGAGTTAGAAAAATATCCTTTTATGAAAATGTTAATTGAAAAAGGTGTAACGGAAAAAGAATATCAGGAGCTAATCATGTTACTTTCAAACATCAGAGAAGAATTTGAAACGCAAAAAGAAGCTGGAATGCTCGATTTCACAGGACTCCTGATACATTATGCAGGGAAATTAAATCCCAAGTTACACCCTGATGAACTTATGGATGCCCTTATTGAAGAGAAGCGATTCCTAGAGGTCATGGTACAGCTAAGGAAAATTAGGCAAAAAGATCATTACTTTTGATTTAGAACATCTTCACTAATATGTGCTGCTAACTTATCTTCCTGTTCGAAGTCGCTTTCAATATTATTAAGTGAACGTTCTAAGATATCCATGTATTCTGAACCATAAATTTCACGAATAAGCGCATACAACTCTAAGAATTCAGGCATTTTTCCATAGATTTTTTTCAAAGGGTTTGACCCTTGGATTAATGAATTTTCTTCTGGATTATAGGATTTCATCGTCTCAAGCAATAGACGATCCCCTTCTTCAGTCAATTGAATATACGTATTTCTTTTATCATTTTCTCTTTTAGAAAACGTTAATAAGCCACGTTCTTCAAGCTTCTTGGAAAAGTTAAATGCTGTGGAGACGTGCATAACACCAAACTTAGAGACTTCAGAAACACTAGCTCCATTAAGCTGGTATGCAATCCATAATATATGATGTTCATTAATATTGAGATTGAATGGCTTGATCCAATGTTGCCAATCCTTCTCAATGGCTTTCCATAAAGCTTTACTTAGTTGCGCCATCTTATGGCTATAAAGTAGTGCCTCCTGGATAGAATATTCTTGATTCATACACTCCCCGCCCCCAATATTAAATGATGTATTTTATCTATATATTTATACCATTCACCATTATTATGCCAAGAAAACATACGAGAACAAAGTATTAATGTGCAATTTCTTAAGAAAAATCATTAAAAAACTGTTTTGGCGGTCTTAAAAAGGGGGAAATATTGGGTAACATTTCTAAAAAAATATTTAGTTAACATGAATAGATCCCCGACTTTTTTAAAATCGGGGATCTATTAAATAGCGTTTACTTTTTAACACTAAAACAAAAATATCAACATTAATGATGGGAAGTTGATCCTAATGTTCTTATCACTTGTCTTTATTTGGATCTAAGTCTGCAAACGCTTTAGAAATAAGACAGTGAAATTGAATCATATCATTAAGTCTATCCTTTAAATCTTCAGCTTGATCTGTTTGAACCTGAAAATCGTCTTTATCTAAGAGAACCCTTGTTTCCTCTAAAGATTGCTTCTGACGTTCAGCAGCGTCAAGCCAGCGATAAACATATGAAGACATAAATTTATTAAATAAATCTTCATTAGCCGCGTACAAATCCTTACGAACCCCTTTTTTCCAAACCCGTTCCACTAAATTCAAATCAAGTAGACTACGGATTCCAGTACTCATAGAGGTTTTACTCTTGGCAAGAGCTTCACTCATTTCATCAAGTGTCATTGGCTTCCCTTCTATGTACAGGGTGACAAACAAACGTGCTTCAGAAGGATTCAAACTGAACATTTCTAGCGTTTTAGAAAATTCAGTTATTGCTTGATACTGAACTTCACTAATAATGTTGTCGGTATTATCAATATCTGGCATTGAAGGATCCTCCTTCTTACTTTCTATAAAAAAGCATACATGAAATGAAAAAATAATGAAAATATAAGAAGGGGTAGCATTTTGGAGGAATAAGAAGCATTTTAAAGCAATTATCTTTTAAAGTTTGTTCAGTTTTAACTGTACGTTCTAAATGTTTATAGATAAATGTATTTATCGTTTGTACTTTATAGATTAACAAGATATAGTATTAAAGGTGATTGATTGAACGAAATCATAACAAAATATTAGTTCAAATGTACTAGTAAAAAATTAAAAGAGGTGAACTTTAGTGCCGATCATCCAAGTTGAAAACTTATCCAAGATTTTCGGTAAGAACCCATCACAAGCACAAAAGTTACTTGATGAGGGATACTCGAAGGAAGAAATTTTACAAAAAACAGGTAACACTGTCGGTGTAAACCGTGCCTCCTTTGATGTAGAAGAAGGCGAAATTTTCGTTATTATGGGATTATCCGGTAGTGGTAAATCTACCTTAGTTCGTTTAATTAACAGATTAATCGAACCTACAGAAGGTTCTGTT is a window encoding:
- a CDS encoding sporulation YhaL family protein: MVEGIPLWTIALVLLIIFCGYMALRAIREDYKQEQEYIEREGKVYMDRIQEARSTKSS
- a CDS encoding peptidylprolyl isomerase, whose amino-acid sequence is MKRIALATALTAGVLTLSACNQSSADESEVVVETKNGNVTKEEFYQELKERYGDKLLHEMVVTEVLDDKYEVTEEEVKKEVQKYKDQYGNKFGQALQQMGMKNEKQFKNVIEYSLLQEKAATAKVEVTDKEIQQHYDRMKTKIEASHILVNSQEKAQEVMKKLDNGAKFADLAKEYSQDPSGKNGGKLGTFGPGQMVQPFEDAAYSMEVGEISKPVSSQFGLHIIKVTDKIENKDVKPLEEIKGDIKRQLKSKKIDKNKARADIDQLIKDAEVDIKDEAFKDLFKSPEKQDSSSK
- a CDS encoding GbsR/MarR family transcriptional regulator, which produces MPDIDNTDNIISEVQYQAITEFSKTLEMFSLNPSEARLFVTLYIEGKPMTLDEMSEALAKSKTSMSTGIRSLLDLNLVERVWKKGVRKDLYAANEDLFNKFMSSYVYRWLDAAERQKQSLEETRVLLDKDDFQVQTDQAEDLKDRLNDMIQFHCLISKAFADLDPNKDK
- the yhaM gene encoding 3'-5' exoribonuclease YhaM, which translates into the protein MKSGISHHAIGEPFDNFLLIKSSTKGVASNGKPFLTLILKDASGEIEAKLWEATKEDEQTFVAEEIAKITGEVSQYRGRPQLKIQSIRPAQPTDGVDQSDFLETAPVPKEDLIERLTEAIFEMKNPNLQRITRHFVKTYQEAFLTYPAAVKNHHEYISGLAHHVVSMLNLAKQLKELYPDIDLDLLYAGIILHDLGKLKELSGAATPSYTLEGKLIGHIPMMVDEIGGVAKELGIEGEEVTMLQHMVLSHHGKAEWGSPKPPLIREAELLHLIDLVDAKMNMLNRALDKVQPGEFTDRLFAMDNRSFYKPLFTNEHDE
- a CDS encoding YjcZ family sporulation protein, with product MGKGYGGGFALIVVLFILLIIVGASWWY
- a CDS encoding HTH-type transcriptional regulator Hpr, translating into MNQEYSIQEALLYSHKMAQLSKALWKAIEKDWQHWIKPFNLNINEHHILWIAYQLNGASVSEVSKFGVMHVSTAFNFSKKLEERGLLTFSKRENDKRNTYIQLTEEGDRLLLETMKSYNPEENSLIQGSNPLKKIYGKMPEFLELYALIREIYGSEYMDILERSLNNIESDFEQEDKLAAHISEDVLNQK
- a CDS encoding DUF1878 family protein, with the protein product MKKDHDIETLTFYVELLMQMKELEKYPFMKMLIEKGVTEKEYQELIMLLSNIREEFETQKEAGMLDFTGLLIHYAGKLNPKLHPDELMDALIEEKRFLEVMVQLRKIRQKDHYF
- a CDS encoding AAA family ATPase, producing the protein MKLLKAEIFGFGKWQNQTISFEEDGLTILYGENEAGKSTLHEFILYILFDLPPRKWKPFEPKTGGSVGGRLHLSVPNEGTVTVERVATKKNGEARCIFQNGEEADESYLKQLLHGIDRSTYESIFSFGLKSLQDIQSLQEDDIGNVLFGIGMTGSKQIYDTEKQLEKQLDQRFKKRGKNPEINQQLQKVKQLEKEYQRLKEEEQTYQTYKDQEQGLEKEVQELQEKQIESRKRLSYIEKLIQVTSSVHAYQDAEKKLAQYDRPVSFPEDGLERYYHLKDQFLPFQSELNVLENARKQDEQKLEEIPNFDLKKIELAKSVTNKAEWYEVQDEEYHQIKKELEQDKHRIQQAIQDLGMGIDFDLLDDLHLPFYTQELWENLVEEHKQLQGDLESSQDQLNALKEQKTQTEEDIQKLSTQTLSDDMYQRYKDVVEEHKEQKLKQKLSDQQKEEREKQTAQLEQQQKKREQSAKQFLIVGSLVFLVGIVLSVMFSNAWIAGIALLFMVFSILGSRLLKQSLASVQTSFDLTLYQETQQYTDEEIQKFQHDLNRHEQILSELEHLKQVMQQLQREEIQNEEWMRTLQQRKKRLDERIEEQKHQFDFLENIAFVYWPKTYQRLNQLQQEIKEWKNKENKCNQKQEQVHEFEKHVCSVADRLEMDHKRVVRSIIEALFHYLKRYEKIEEQKQNLQERLATTRNQEQEWIQKLQPIQKEMNHLFSIAEVEDEEAYLRKGKKHEHVLMLEQKVEQNEQQVTSVFIEDTLVQDVLEQTLDEKDLTEERDQLQNDLERLGEKLEVNRQEWADVKSILKRLEENESFSSVRHRFILEKNRLREQAKEWAVHQVAYSTLQKTKAIFQQERMPLVIEYCHHFFNILTKGAYIRVFPPKQNQSFVVESKDGYHYEANELSQGTKEQLYVSLRLALSRVISEHHPLPFIIDDAFVNFDQMRKHEMIQLLGEISTSQQVLYLTCPPESEALNEDSTKNLYKKISFYLP
- a CDS encoding GbsR/MarR family transcriptional regulator: MVDKEQEWAEYEETIEKFIQVIAKNMNLYGITSSVGRLYGALYFSDQPMTLDNMRDALEMSKTSMSTGVRTLSEMKMVEPAFRKGVRKDLYKSEEDWYKSFTSLFGNRWRHHTETNIEEADEAIAELQSIADSTDDEELKGKIQRDIDRLHYAQNYYRWLMKFIRVVESGEIFKYVPKD
- a CDS encoding DUF3267 domain-containing protein, with protein sequence MNLNCWKSFNITKDLGSNRIYILSLMLGVLSFIFLYLPFAMIHQNHQVEDHGMLPVAIALFLLPTIHKLMHMIPLVLLHKRIRVRWKLKKGFLPTFSYRTFSSLSKRTSIIMALAPTLLLTIPGLITSYVFPGYYAYIILFTSVNIGLSFTDFICVRQFVRAPKQCIIENVKDGYDILIDKYKQ